The DNA window CTGTGGCCTAACGGGTTGATCGCATGCACGTAGTGCAAGTAATCAACCGGTTAAGCGCGTTGATCCCACGCTTAGGTCGCGGCGGCGGGCACCGAGCGGAAGCTGATCGCCATCCGGTTGTAGGCGTTCATCATGCTGATCGCGATGGTCAGGTCCACGAGTTCTGATTCGTCGAAGTGCGCCGACACGGCTTCGTAGTCGCTGTCGGGGACACCTGTGGTCGCTACCCGGGTCACCGTCTCCGCCCAGGCCAAGGCGGCCTTTTCGCGGGCGTCGAACACCTGGCCTCCCTCGCTCCACACCGGCACCAAGGCGATCTTCTCGTTGCTGACCCCGAGTTCGCGCAGCTCGCGGGAGTGCATGTCGATGCAGTAGGCGCAGCCGTTGATCAGCGACACCCGTAGATACACGGCGGTCAGGAGCTCCGGAGCAAGCCCCGATTGGCTGGCGTAGACATGGACGCCGGCAAGCGCTTTCATGCCGCGGGGCGCAACCTCGTTGTAGTTGATGCGTTCACTCATGACTTCAGCCTGGCAGGCGGGAGGCTGAAGCGGACCCCGGTAAATCCGTAGTCTGCG is part of the Mycolicibacterium tusciae JS617 genome and encodes:
- a CDS encoding carboxymuconolactone decarboxylase family protein, with product MSERINYNEVAPRGMKALAGVHVYASQSGLAPELLTAVYLRVSLINGCAYCIDMHSRELRELGVSNEKIALVPVWSEGGQVFDAREKAALAWAETVTRVATTGVPDSDYEAVSAHFDESELVDLTIAISMMNAYNRMAISFRSVPAAAT